The Oceanispirochaeta sp. M1 genome has a window encoding:
- a CDS encoding IS3 family transposase yields the protein LYDYVNWYNNKRIHGSLGYLTPVEYKTLMSEKIVS from the coding sequence AACTATATGATTATGTAAATTGGTATAATAATAAAAGGATTCATGGGTCTCTGGGGTATTTAACACCAGTGGAATACAAAACTTTGATGTCCGAGAAAATAGTGTCCTAA